The proteins below come from a single Chryseobacterium capnotolerans genomic window:
- a CDS encoding HlyD family secretion protein codes for MENNNTQAAEPKKKKSLVFPIILAAVVIGGGIYGYRAYSYGQYHEETDDAQIASNMAPVISKISGYVAEVKVKDNQFVKKGDTLVILDNRDQKMALEQSQAALTTAKSNISTAEATTTATSKNINSSEAAVATANAQIEAAKVNVWKTSQDLKDTPIL; via the coding sequence ATGGAAAATAATAATACACAGGCAGCTGAACCTAAAAAAAAAAAAAGTTTAGTTTTTCCTATCATTTTAGCAGCCGTAGTAATCGGTGGAGGAATCTACGGTTACAGAGCATACAGCTACGGACAGTATCATGAAGAGACTGACGATGCTCAGATTGCTTCCAATATGGCACCGGTAATTTCTAAAATCTCAGGATATGTAGCTGAGGTAAAAGTAAAAGATAACCAATTTGTAAAGAAAGGGGACACTCTTGTGATTTTGGACAACAGAGACCAGAAAATGGCTCTTGAACAATCACAAGCTGCTTTAACAACAGCAAAAAGTAATATTTCTACTGCAGAAGCTACTACAACAGCTACTTCTAAAAATATCAACAGTTCTGAAGCAGCTGTAGCAACAGCCAATGCACAGATTGAAGCAGCCAAAGTAAATGTTTGGAAAACTTCTCAGGATTTAAAAGATACGCCAATCTTGTAA
- a CDS encoding TQO small subunit DoxD, giving the protein MKHTTNSQSYDLAGLYTLSLRMVIGWTYFSAFWRRLILENKLIPDEKGYIGEKFNHFLPNALGIKPIIEYLVTHPDALQRSMMIFTIIEAIVGLFIILGLFTRLMSIGIFSLALGILLGSGWLGTTCLDEWQIGVLGIAGGFVLFLTGSGSYSFDNYFIKKNKLFTQSKWFQWLGSGILPITQPKVFVLIGSLLIFGLTLFTNQYFHGGVWGTLHNKSVKPKIEISNISLNNSDLKFEVYRTEGADVYGSFLIGIHILDKNGNILKEIDHKELSKFSKDHIKNHYVAKVKPGKHSLIIPLGAKADINIGTEDILQKDEIHTIKLIDISGVEWIEDIQ; this is encoded by the coding sequence ATGAAACATACTACAAACAGCCAGTCATACGACTTGGCCGGATTATATACTTTATCTCTCCGAATGGTTATCGGATGGACTTATTTTTCAGCCTTTTGGCGCAGACTTATCCTCGAAAACAAGCTTATTCCTGATGAAAAGGGATATATCGGGGAAAAATTCAATCATTTTCTCCCCAATGCTTTAGGCATTAAACCCATTATCGAATATCTTGTTACCCATCCGGATGCTTTACAGAGATCCATGATGATCTTTACAATTATCGAAGCCATCGTAGGATTATTTATTATTCTTGGCCTCTTTACCCGTTTGATGAGTATAGGAATTTTCAGTCTTGCTCTAGGAATTTTATTGGGTTCTGGCTGGCTGGGAACAACCTGCCTGGATGAATGGCAAATTGGGGTTTTAGGTATTGCAGGCGGCTTTGTCCTCTTCCTTACCGGAAGTGGTTCTTATTCTTTTGATAATTATTTTATAAAGAAAAACAAGCTTTTCACACAATCGAAATGGTTCCAATGGCTTGGTTCGGGAATACTTCCTATTACCCAACCTAAGGTATTTGTACTGATAGGTTCCCTGTTAATTTTTGGACTTACCCTTTTCACCAATCAATATTTTCATGGTGGTGTTTGGGGAACCTTGCATAATAAATCTGTAAAACCAAAGATTGAGATTTCCAATATTTCCCTTAATAATTCTGATTTAAAATTTGAAGTGTACAGAACGGAAGGCGCCGATGTATATGGTTCTTTCCTCATTGGCATTCATATTCTGGATAAAAACGGAAATATCCTAAAGGAAATCGATCATAAAGAGCTTTCAAAGTTTTCTAAAGACCATATTAAAAACCATTATGTGGCCAAAGTAAAACCCGGAAAACACAGCCTTATTATTCCATTGGGAGCAAAAGCAGATATTAATATAGGAACTGAGGATATTCTTCAAAAAGATGAAATTCATACCATAAAACTAATTGACATTAGCGGAGTTGAATGGATCGAAGACATTCAATAA
- a CDS encoding DUF2199 domain-containing protein has product MKYICECCGEEKEDWPALAYNSPYFYSCLPDEELKNAELTPDLCVVKTPEDTHRFIRTVLVQEVTDDCRDLEYGVWVSLSEKNFNEYVENYDNKEFKAEYFGWLNTYLPDYDFQESLPTTVVVDNSIGRPFVFPHQSYEHPFVDDFYNGITKEEAEKRINRVLNR; this is encoded by the coding sequence ATGAAATACATCTGTGAATGCTGTGGTGAAGAAAAAGAAGACTGGCCTGCATTAGCTTATAATTCCCCTTATTTTTATTCCTGTTTACCTGATGAGGAACTGAAAAATGCTGAACTTACACCGGATCTTTGTGTAGTTAAAACTCCTGAGGACACCCATAGATTTATACGGACTGTTTTAGTACAAGAGGTTACTGATGACTGCAGAGATCTTGAATATGGAGTCTGGGTTTCTTTAAGTGAAAAGAACTTCAATGAATATGTAGAAAACTACGATAATAAAGAATTTAAAGCTGAATATTTCGGATGGCTTAATACCTATCTCCCAGATTATGATTTCCAAGAAAGTCTTCCTACCACGGTGGTGGTTGACAATTCTATTGGACGGCCATTTGTTTTTCCGCACCAAAGCTATGAGCATCCTTTTGTAGATGATTTTTATAATGGAATTACAAAAGAAGAGGCCGAAAAGAGAATTAACAGGGTTTTAAATAGATAA
- a CDS encoding HlyD family secretion protein, with product MENFSGFKRYANLVKDHSITEQQYEQALAAKQSADKQLQVLVEQRNQIAQQTTIASSQTAASSQQISVANSVAKQREVDVENARLNLSYTVILAPEDGYVGKVSTQAGQYLQAGSQLFALVKNDQKWVVANFKETQVDKMVEGQKVKIEIDAFPDKEFDGVVSSFSPATGATFSILPPDNASGNFVKVVQRLPVKIDFVNLDKNIAKRLRTGMNVKAEVSLK from the coding sequence TTGGAAAACTTCTCAGGATTTAAAAGATACGCCAATCTTGTAAAGGATCACTCCATTACAGAACAGCAATATGAGCAGGCTTTAGCGGCAAAACAATCTGCCGATAAGCAACTTCAGGTACTGGTAGAGCAAAGAAACCAAATTGCTCAGCAGACTACTATCGCTTCATCACAGACTGCAGCCAGTTCACAGCAGATCAGTGTAGCGAACTCAGTAGCAAAACAGAGAGAAGTAGATGTTGAAAATGCTAGATTAAACTTATCGTACACTGTAATTCTTGCTCCGGAGGACGGATATGTGGGAAAAGTATCTACTCAGGCAGGCCAGTATCTTCAGGCGGGATCTCAGCTATTTGCTTTGGTTAAAAATGACCAGAAATGGGTAGTGGCGAATTTTAAAGAAACGCAGGTAGATAAAATGGTAGAAGGTCAGAAAGTGAAAATTGAAATTGATGCTTTCCCTGATAAGGAATTTGATGGAGTTGTAAGTTCATTCTCTCCGGCTACTGGTGCTACGTTCTCTATTCTTCCTCCGGATAATGCGAGTGGAAACTTCGTAAAAGTAGTTCAGAGACTTCCTGTAAAAATTGATTTTGTAAATCTTGATAAGAATATTGCAAAAAGATTAAGAACAGGAATGAATGTGAAGGCTGAGGTTTCATTGAAATAA
- a CDS encoding TetR/AcrR family transcriptional regulator yields the protein MDTNMISKEENILFAAEKLFAEKGFEGTSTREIAKAANVNISMISYYFGSKEKLYEKLVEYRMKEGQFFSNEILERTDINEWEKIVKIIDQFSNRIKNQKCFYRIMQREQLHAENPQILEFLKETKIGFISMYSQLLERGLKKGIFTKNPPIYLLHSTVSGTLFYALNAKPMYKEFLNNTEDESVFDEKYYTELNKHIKHLLKDLLGYEENK from the coding sequence ATGGATACTAACATGATTTCAAAAGAAGAAAATATATTATTCGCCGCAGAAAAGCTCTTTGCAGAGAAGGGATTCGAAGGAACTTCAACCCGGGAAATTGCAAAAGCGGCTAATGTAAATATCTCTATGATCTCGTATTATTTTGGTTCTAAGGAAAAACTTTATGAGAAATTGGTAGAGTATAGAATGAAGGAAGGACAGTTTTTTTCAAATGAAATTCTGGAACGAACTGATATTAATGAGTGGGAGAAAATTGTAAAAATAATAGATCAGTTTTCTAACAGAATCAAAAATCAAAAATGCTTTTACAGGATTATGCAGAGAGAACAATTACATGCAGAAAATCCTCAGATCTTAGAGTTTTTAAAAGAAACGAAAATAGGATTTATTTCTATGTATTCTCAGCTGCTGGAGCGAGGTTTAAAAAAGGGAATTTTTACAAAGAATCCTCCTATTTACCTTCTCCATTCTACAGTAAGCGGAACCTTATTCTATGCCCTCAATGCAAAGCCCATGTATAAGGAATTCCTGAATAATACAGAAGACGAGAGTGTTTTTGATGAAAAATACTATACAGAACTTAACAAACATATAAAACATTTACTAAAAGACCTTTTAGGTTATGAAGAGAATAAATAA
- a CDS encoding IS4 family transposase: MSIFSEHKISVSQLLSFIPEALLSHLSANTKVDHYSKVLQGRKMFYLLLFAITSNEKLSQRTLEDTFKDPVFKALFNLDETETVRRSSISERLSKIDSRYFKEIYDCIYNMFCDSYNPAEREKYDLIRTDSTVIGEAAGKLKEGIAQNGGKKFIKYSVLFDGLLPCGVEIYNTPKYCAEDNALSEAVLQHVKREKEHANIYIIDKGLGSAQRMKEFDDKGVFFVIRSKENRKHEEIKSFIEKDQNIDLGEIVLIKDSLVKLYSSKPVPTQKGKTYNKEEQIETHFRLVVVSSKQQPEKEFWFLTNDFQISAKDIADYYRKRWDIEVFFRFLKQELHASHLLSLNKNGIEVMIYMTLITAMLILIYKKANNIGYKTAKRRFAMEIRNLAISILIIGAGGNPDKVFKT; the protein is encoded by the coding sequence ATGTCCATTTTTAGCGAGCACAAAATTTCAGTTTCCCAGTTGTTAAGCTTTATTCCTGAAGCCCTCTTATCTCATCTTTCAGCCAATACCAAAGTAGATCATTATTCTAAAGTACTTCAAGGCAGAAAGATGTTTTATCTTCTGTTATTTGCCATTACCAGCAATGAAAAATTAAGCCAGCGAACACTGGAAGACACATTTAAAGATCCTGTATTTAAGGCTTTATTCAATCTTGATGAAACTGAAACTGTAAGACGCAGTTCTATTTCTGAGAGGCTTTCAAAAATCGATTCAAGATACTTTAAAGAAATCTACGATTGTATCTATAATATGTTCTGTGATTCCTATAACCCGGCAGAAAGAGAAAAATATGATCTAATCAGAACAGATAGCACTGTTATTGGTGAAGCAGCTGGAAAATTAAAGGAAGGCATTGCTCAAAACGGAGGTAAGAAATTTATTAAGTATAGTGTCTTATTTGATGGGCTGCTTCCTTGCGGAGTTGAAATTTACAATACTCCTAAATACTGTGCAGAAGATAATGCTCTTTCTGAAGCTGTATTGCAACATGTGAAAAGAGAAAAAGAACATGCCAATATTTATATTATAGATAAAGGATTGGGTTCTGCCCAAAGAATGAAAGAATTTGATGATAAAGGGGTGTTTTTTGTTATAAGATCTAAAGAAAATAGAAAACATGAAGAAATAAAGTCTTTTATTGAAAAAGATCAGAATATCGACTTAGGAGAAATTGTACTCATAAAAGATAGTTTAGTAAAGTTATATTCGTCAAAACCTGTCCCAACTCAAAAAGGGAAAACTTATAATAAGGAGGAGCAAATTGAAACACATTTCAGATTGGTTGTAGTAAGCAGCAAACAGCAACCTGAAAAAGAATTTTGGTTTCTAACCAATGACTTTCAAATCTCTGCAAAAGATATTGCGGATTATTATCGGAAAAGATGGGACATTGAAGTGTTTTTTAGATTTCTAAAACAGGAACTTCATGCTAGTCATCTTCTTTCACTCAATAAAAATGGTATAGAAGTAATGATTTACATGACTCTTATTACAGCTATGCTCATTCTCATCTATAAAAAAGCAAATAATATAGGATATAAAACAGCCAAAAGAAGATTTGCTATGGAGATAAGGAACCTTGCCATATCTATATTAATAATAGGGGCAGGGGGAAATCCTGATAAAGTTTTTAAAACTTAA
- a CDS encoding alpha/beta hydrolase, producing the protein MKSLFSLLFSLFLISLHAQNIYSKAYGNQENPAVIFIHGGPSGNATLFEGTTAQNMADKGFYVIVYDRRGEGRSKDENATMTFKESFEDLNQIYKTYHLKKAHILAHSFGGIIGTLFTNQFPEKVKTLTLAGALFTQQETYNHILNQAKEHFKNEPVLLQEISEIENLDKHSAAYRKRCYEIASKLNFFNMPNPTVESKSLREEYEAGEFYKNNIRNHNAPIKFYQNEHLNNLDNTAVLKEIKRKGIPLFAVYGKNDGIFSEKQLNNLKNIAGKNNFKLIDNCSHYLFVDQQDEFLKFIKLTLK; encoded by the coding sequence ATGAAATCACTATTTTCTCTTCTGTTTTCCTTATTTTTAATTTCTCTTCATGCTCAGAATATCTATTCAAAAGCCTATGGAAATCAAGAAAATCCTGCCGTTATTTTTATCCATGGCGGCCCCAGTGGAAATGCTACTTTATTTGAAGGAACTACAGCACAAAATATGGCTGATAAAGGCTTCTATGTAATTGTATACGACAGACGAGGCGAAGGACGCTCCAAAGATGAAAATGCCACCATGACCTTCAAAGAAAGTTTTGAAGATCTGAATCAGATTTATAAGACTTATCATCTCAAAAAAGCACATATTCTTGCCCATAGCTTTGGAGGAATCATCGGAACTTTATTTACCAATCAGTTTCCGGAAAAAGTAAAAACCCTTACCCTTGCAGGAGCCTTATTTACCCAACAGGAAACCTATAATCATATTTTAAATCAAGCTAAAGAGCATTTCAAAAATGAACCGGTTCTGCTACAGGAAATTTCTGAAATAGAAAATCTGGATAAGCATTCTGCAGCTTACCGAAAAAGATGCTACGAAATAGCCAGTAAACTCAATTTCTTCAATATGCCCAATCCTACCGTTGAAAGCAAAAGCTTAAGAGAAGAATATGAAGCCGGTGAATTTTATAAAAATAATATCAGAAACCATAACGCTCCTATTAAGTTCTACCAGAATGAACATTTGAATAACCTTGATAACACAGCGGTATTAAAAGAAATCAAAAGAAAAGGCATTCCTCTTTTTGCCGTTTATGGAAAGAATGATGGAATTTTCTCTGAAAAACAACTGAACAACCTTAAAAATATCGCGGGAAAAAATAATTTTAAGCTTATCGATAATTGTTCACACTATTTATTTGTAGATCAGCAGGATGAATTTTTAAAATTTATTAAGCTAACATTAAAATAA
- a CDS encoding DNA-3-methyladenine glycosylase I has product MSYCLAIDGMQPESRKELHKNYHDNYYGFPIHDDNELFGRLILEINQAGLSWETVLKKEESFRKAYDNFNIKKIAAYTEEDRERLLSDSGIIRNKLKVNAAIENAKTIMELQKEFGSFEKWLEHHHPKTLPEWMKLFKKTFKFTGGEIVNEFLMSTGYLKGSHHETCPIYAKVLDQNPLWNKEEKI; this is encoded by the coding sequence ATGAGTTATTGCTTAGCTATAGACGGAATGCAGCCTGAGAGCAGAAAGGAGCTGCACAAAAACTACCATGATAATTATTATGGATTTCCTATTCATGATGATAATGAATTATTTGGAAGGCTTATTCTGGAAATTAATCAGGCAGGCTTAAGCTGGGAAACAGTTTTGAAGAAAGAAGAGAGTTTCAGAAAGGCGTATGATAATTTTAATATTAAAAAAATAGCAGCCTATACAGAGGAAGACCGTGAGAGACTTTTAAGCGACAGCGGAATTATCAGAAACAAACTAAAAGTAAATGCTGCCATTGAAAATGCCAAAACGATTATGGAACTGCAAAAAGAATTTGGTTCATTTGAGAAATGGCTGGAACATCATCATCCTAAAACATTACCCGAATGGATGAAATTATTTAAGAAAACATTCAAATTTACAGGAGGCGAGATCGTGAATGAATTTTTGATGAGCACAGGTTATTTGAAAGGATCACATCATGAAACCTGTCCCATTTATGCAAAAGTGTTGGATCAGAATCCTTTATGGAACAAAGAGGAGAAAATCTAG
- a CDS encoding NAD(P)H-dependent oxidoreductase, which produces MKTLVIVTHPEIETSVINKRWIEELEKNPEKYTVHQLYKAYPDGKINVAKEQELMESHDNIVFQFPFYWFSSPPLLKQWLDEVILYGWAYGSNSGYKLAGKKMALAVTAGIDEDVYSASGKYKYTMEELLRPYELTFEYIKAQYEDPFVYYGIERNPSDEWIERSVPMYLDFLEALSCQAKLALDSCQDSL; this is translated from the coding sequence ATGAAGACTTTAGTGATTGTCACACATCCTGAAATTGAAACATCTGTCATTAATAAAAGATGGATTGAAGAATTGGAAAAAAATCCCGAAAAATACACAGTACATCAATTATACAAAGCATATCCTGACGGAAAAATTAACGTAGCAAAAGAGCAGGAGCTTATGGAGTCTCATGATAATATTGTATTCCAGTTTCCTTTCTACTGGTTCAGCAGTCCGCCACTTTTGAAGCAATGGCTGGATGAGGTTATCCTGTATGGTTGGGCTTATGGAAGTAACAGCGGATATAAACTTGCTGGCAAAAAAATGGCGTTAGCGGTTACTGCCGGTATTGATGAAGACGTATACTCTGCTTCAGGAAAATATAAATATACGATGGAGGAACTTCTTAGACCTTATGAACTAACCTTTGAATATATTAAGGCACAGTATGAAGATCCTTTTGTTTATTACGGTATAGAGCGTAATCCTTCTGATGAATGGATTGAGAGAAGTGTTCCGATGTATCTTGATTTTTTGGAAGCTCTTTCATGTCAAGCTAAATTAGCCCTTGATAGTTGCCAAGACTCTCTTTAA
- a CDS encoding 3-oxoacyl-ACP synthase III family protein, producing the protein MIKSTIKGVGFYVPDNVVTNDDLAKLMTTNDEWITERTGIKERRHRKNRNDSQETAAYLGFKASEKAIEKAGLTAKDIDYIVFATLSPDYYFPGCGVLLQDMLGCDTIGALDVRNQCSGFVYSMSVANAFIKSGTYKNILVVGAEVHSFGLDFSDEGRGVSVIFGDGAGAVVLCATEDENAGDILAMNMHSEGKYADELCTQFPGSKFGWSDRMRKEPENVTNKEVYPIMNGNFVFKHAVTRFPETMMEALNKAGKTVEDLDMFIPHQANLRIAQFVQQKFGLPDEKIFNNIQKYGNTTAASIPIALSEAIEQGKIKRGDLVLLSAFGSGFTWGSVLFEY; encoded by the coding sequence ATGATTAAAAGTACAATAAAAGGTGTGGGATTTTATGTTCCAGATAACGTTGTTACAAATGATGATTTAGCCAAACTGATGACAACCAATGATGAATGGATTACGGAAAGAACAGGCATCAAGGAACGAAGACACAGAAAAAACAGAAATGATTCTCAGGAAACGGCTGCTTACTTAGGATTCAAAGCATCAGAAAAAGCCATTGAAAAAGCAGGTTTAACGGCTAAAGATATCGATTATATTGTTTTTGCAACCCTTTCACCGGATTATTATTTTCCTGGTTGTGGAGTGTTGCTTCAGGACATGCTGGGATGTGATACCATCGGAGCATTAGATGTAAGAAACCAGTGCTCAGGATTTGTATATTCTATGAGTGTTGCCAACGCTTTTATCAAATCAGGAACCTATAAAAATATCCTTGTGGTAGGAGCAGAAGTTCATTCTTTCGGATTAGATTTTTCTGATGAAGGAAGAGGGGTTTCTGTTATTTTCGGAGATGGAGCAGGAGCAGTAGTGCTTTGTGCAACTGAAGATGAAAATGCAGGAGATATTCTGGCCATGAATATGCACTCTGAAGGAAAATATGCCGATGAACTGTGTACACAGTTCCCGGGTTCTAAGTTCGGATGGAGCGATAGAATGAGAAAAGAACCGGAAAATGTAACCAATAAAGAAGTATATCCTATTATGAACGGAAACTTCGTATTCAAACATGCGGTAACAAGATTTCCTGAAACGATGATGGAAGCTTTGAATAAAGCTGGGAAAACAGTAGAAGATCTTGATATGTTTATTCCTCATCAAGCTAACCTTAGAATTGCTCAGTTTGTTCAGCAAAAATTTGGGTTACCGGATGAGAAAATATTTAATAACATCCAGAAATACGGGAATACAACGGCTGCTTCTATTCCAATTGCTTTAAGTGAAGCTATTGAACAAGGGAAAATCAAAAGGGGAGATTTAGTTCTTCTTTCTGCTTTTGGAAGCGGATTCACTTGGGGAAGTGTTCTTTTTGAATATTAA
- a CDS encoding magnesium transporter CorA family protein, protein MPIDTIYRSTHCEWVDVEAPTAEDLKFLHERYEINNLLLEDTIDPNHLPKYEEDGNVKFFLLRESTELERKNLNTISDISTKIAIFILDKTIITIHRMKTRSISETKKKLTLTQEEATPQKIALMIAILIMKSFDDESVSLLETMDNIENEIFLKNTNHTSQIRRLYKLKRKSGLNSRVLVISTDAIDKFKLLDLQDSETVDLKDKHKDVVADFDHLNIQITNLISMFLALSDQKANQVMKVLAIYSVYFLPITFIAGVYGMNFDNMPELHHKYGYYFTLGGMALVVISTFIYVRRRQW, encoded by the coding sequence ATGCCAATTGATACAATATACAGAAGTACCCACTGTGAATGGGTAGATGTAGAGGCTCCTACTGCGGAAGACCTGAAGTTCCTTCATGAACGATACGAAATCAACAACCTTCTTCTGGAAGACACCATAGACCCCAATCACCTTCCCAAATATGAGGAAGACGGGAATGTAAAGTTTTTTCTTCTCCGTGAAAGTACCGAACTGGAAAGAAAAAACCTGAATACCATCAGCGACATTAGTACAAAGATCGCGATTTTCATTCTGGATAAAACTATTATCACCATCCACAGGATGAAAACCAGAAGTATTTCTGAAACCAAGAAAAAACTAACGCTCACACAAGAAGAAGCCACTCCCCAGAAAATAGCTTTAATGATCGCCATATTGATTATGAAAAGCTTTGATGATGAATCAGTGAGTTTATTGGAAACTATGGACAATATTGAAAATGAAATCTTCCTTAAAAACACCAACCATACAAGCCAGATCCGAAGACTGTACAAACTGAAAAGAAAATCAGGATTAAATTCACGGGTGTTGGTTATTTCCACTGATGCTATTGATAAGTTTAAACTATTGGATCTTCAGGATTCTGAGACTGTGGATTTAAAGGATAAACATAAGGATGTAGTGGCCGATTTTGACCATTTGAATATCCAGATTACCAACCTTATTTCGATGTTTCTGGCCCTTTCGGATCAGAAAGCGAATCAGGTCATGAAAGTGTTGGCCATTTATTCAGTCTATTTCTTACCGATTACCTTTATTGCTGGAGTCTACGGGATGAATTTTGATAATATGCCGGAGCTTCATCATAAATATGGCTATTACTTTACGTTAGGCGGTATGGCACTGGTTGTCATCAGTACATTTATCTATGTGAGACGCAGACAGTGGTGA
- a CDS encoding winged helix-turn-helix transcriptional regulator yields MTKIKETSTNFSNKKALADECPEIYASNIVGGQWALAICCYLINGKMRFGELKKRLQNITERMLTLQLRRLEEDKIITRTIYAEVPPRVEYELTEIGYKLKPIILEFEKWGIEHRQLIEKSPENK; encoded by the coding sequence ATGACTAAAATAAAGGAAACCTCAACCAATTTTTCTAATAAAAAGGCTCTTGCAGATGAATGTCCTGAGATTTATGCCTCAAATATCGTTGGTGGGCAATGGGCATTGGCTATCTGCTGCTATCTCATTAATGGTAAGATGAGATTTGGTGAATTGAAGAAACGCCTTCAAAACATTACAGAACGTATGCTTACACTACAACTTCGAAGACTGGAGGAAGACAAGATTATTACCCGAACAATATATGCTGAAGTTCCGCCACGTGTAGAATATGAACTGACGGAAATCGGTTATAAACTGAAACCAATTATCCTGGAGTTTGAAAAATGGGGAATAGAGCACAGACAGTTAATCGAAAAATCCCCTGAAAACAAATAA
- a CDS encoding patatin-like phospholipase family protein has product MKTEDLNKILQDDSLSQASKDKLIALHENISAKEFSDLLDAKGNQYIEFVQEGGGVWGSALVGYLYGLEIFGIRFLKIAGTSAGAINTMLIAACKTKEEPKSELIKEILFSWDFADFMDGKTYVKTTLHAMLNNKNFFKINAVIGAILFIILVSIPFAAPSGSILSAKLMFLIPLIPAIILFSVSKNYTTTSERKIADLIQGMFSRIP; this is encoded by the coding sequence ATGAAAACTGAAGATCTTAATAAAATTCTACAGGATGACTCTCTTTCACAAGCTTCTAAGGATAAACTTATTGCTTTGCATGAGAATATTTCTGCCAAAGAATTTTCTGATCTTCTGGACGCGAAAGGCAATCAGTATATAGAATTTGTACAGGAAGGCGGTGGAGTTTGGGGAAGTGCGCTGGTAGGCTATCTTTATGGATTGGAGATTTTTGGAATTCGTTTTCTGAAAATTGCAGGAACCAGTGCCGGAGCTATTAACACTATGCTTATTGCGGCCTGTAAGACCAAGGAAGAACCTAAAAGCGAGCTTATTAAAGAGATTCTTTTCAGCTGGGATTTTGCTGATTTTATGGATGGAAAAACGTATGTAAAAACGACCCTCCATGCCATGCTGAACAATAAAAACTTCTTCAAGATCAATGCGGTTATTGGCGCTATTTTATTCATTATTCTTGTGAGTATTCCCTTTGCAGCTCCTTCCGGAAGTATCCTAAGTGCCAAACTGATGTTTTTAATTCCTTTGATTCCGGCAATCATTCTTTTTTCTGTATCAAAAAATTATACAACAACTTCAGAAAGGAAAATAGCGGACTTAATCCAGGGAATGTTTTCCAGAATACCATGA